A genomic stretch from Achromobacter spanius includes:
- the fdx gene encoding ISC system 2Fe-2S type ferredoxin: MPKITVLPHPDLAPAGAVLDVSAGTSLCDALLHHGIDIEHACEKSRACTTCHCIVRSGFDALNDVEEGEEDLLDRAWGVEPQSRLSCQAIVGEQDLTVDIPKYTVNHAKENH, encoded by the coding sequence ATGCCAAAAATCACCGTTCTTCCCCATCCCGATCTTGCACCCGCCGGCGCGGTGCTGGACGTGTCCGCGGGCACTTCCCTCTGTGATGCGTTGCTGCATCACGGCATTGACATTGAACACGCGTGCGAAAAAAGCCGCGCCTGCACAACCTGCCACTGTATTGTGCGCAGCGGTTTTGATGCACTGAATGACGTGGAAGAGGGCGAAGAAGACCTGCTGGACCGCGCGTGGGGAGTCGAGCCGCAGTCGCGCTTAAGTTGTCAGGCCATCGTCGGCGAACAGGATCTGACGGTCGACATCCCCAAATACACGGTCAACCATGCTAAGGAAAATCACTGA
- a CDS encoding carbonic anhydrase yields MCDCAACVTPSPDSTPRRRLLLGAAGLAAFGATGWAETANAEVPSNDIGGDEALKRLMAGNARYAANKPNMRDFSAGRAARVKTQKPIAAILSCSDSRVAPELAFDQNPGDVFIVRVAGNFINDDGLASFEFAAKVLNAPLILVLGHNNCGAVDAAIKVLKENAELPGHLPQLVNAIKPAVERASKGDPKNLLTASIAENVRQAVQRLQTAQPVLQGMVQEKKLMVAGGVYDLATGKVTLV; encoded by the coding sequence ATGTGCGATTGCGCTGCTTGCGTTACCCCTTCCCCGGACTCCACCCCACGCCGTCGCCTGCTATTGGGCGCGGCAGGTCTTGCCGCTTTTGGCGCGACCGGCTGGGCGGAAACGGCCAATGCCGAAGTGCCGTCGAATGATATTGGCGGCGACGAAGCCTTGAAACGACTGATGGCCGGCAATGCCCGGTATGCGGCCAACAAACCCAACATGCGGGACTTTTCAGCGGGCCGGGCGGCTCGCGTCAAAACACAAAAGCCGATCGCCGCGATACTCAGTTGCTCGGATTCCCGGGTGGCGCCGGAATTGGCCTTCGACCAGAACCCGGGCGACGTCTTCATCGTTCGGGTCGCGGGAAACTTCATCAATGACGATGGCCTGGCCAGTTTCGAATTCGCCGCCAAGGTTTTGAACGCGCCGTTGATCCTGGTGCTGGGCCACAACAACTGCGGCGCGGTGGACGCCGCGATAAAGGTCCTGAAAGAAAACGCCGAGCTGCCCGGCCATCTGCCCCAACTGGTCAACGCGATCAAGCCCGCCGTCGAGCGCGCCAGCAAGGGCGACCCCAAGAACCTGCTGACCGCCTCCATCGCTGAAAACGTCCGCCAAGCCGTGCAGCGATTGCAGACGGCGCAGCCAGTGTTGCAAGGCATGGTGCAGGAAAAGAAGTTGATGGTGGCGGGCGGCGTGTACGACCTGGCCACGGGGAAGGTGACGTTGGTTTGA
- a CDS encoding extracellular catalytic domain type 1 short-chain-length polyhydroxyalkanoate depolymerase: MHPEFQQLMSQATRLTRSGNLAAATAAIQAALMGVQPTAASAAPRYDEADVIDVEAREVPARSPSASSPAAAPSPTRDDGAAPTSKPTHRAPGDSSTTKGDFFTAGSFRNSAGQRAYKLYVPPGVNGQARPLVVMLHGCTQDADDFAAGTAMNEAAREQGFYVLYPVQPRETNPQKCWNWFKHNHQQAGKGEPSILADMTRHVIAEYGIDTRRVYVAGLSAGGAMAAILADAYPQLYAAAGVHSGLAAGAAKDLPSALSAMKGIGVRPGAVSSTPVPTIVFHGDRDNTVHPSNAGAVVAASAGTDSRVQSQRVSGANQGRNSTKRVYTNAQGKVVAEYWEVHGAGHAWAGGSPKGSYTDLSGPDATQEMLRFFFEHPLAVKQ, from the coding sequence ATGCACCCAGAATTTCAGCAACTGATGAGCCAAGCCACGCGGCTTACCCGTTCCGGCAACCTGGCCGCGGCCACGGCCGCCATTCAAGCCGCGTTGATGGGCGTGCAGCCCACGGCGGCCTCCGCCGCGCCGCGCTATGACGAGGCCGATGTGATTGATGTCGAGGCGCGCGAGGTTCCCGCGCGGTCGCCGAGCGCATCATCCCCTGCCGCCGCACCGTCCCCGACACGTGACGATGGCGCCGCCCCGACATCCAAGCCCACCCATCGGGCGCCCGGTGATTCCTCCACGACGAAGGGTGATTTCTTCACGGCGGGTTCGTTTCGCAATAGCGCCGGTCAGCGCGCCTACAAGTTGTATGTGCCGCCGGGCGTGAACGGGCAAGCGAGGCCGCTGGTGGTGATGCTGCACGGTTGCACGCAGGACGCCGACGACTTCGCGGCCGGCACCGCCATGAACGAGGCGGCGCGTGAGCAGGGTTTCTATGTGCTGTATCCGGTGCAGCCGCGCGAAACCAATCCGCAAAAGTGCTGGAACTGGTTCAAGCACAACCACCAGCAGGCCGGCAAAGGCGAGCCGTCGATTTTGGCGGACATGACGCGCCACGTCATCGCTGAATACGGCATCGATACGCGCCGCGTCTACGTAGCGGGCTTGTCGGCGGGCGGCGCGATGGCTGCGATTCTGGCCGATGCCTATCCGCAGTTGTATGCGGCGGCGGGCGTGCATTCCGGCCTGGCAGCGGGCGCGGCCAAGGACCTGCCGTCCGCCTTGTCGGCCATGAAGGGCATTGGGGTACGGCCGGGCGCGGTGTCCAGCACGCCGGTGCCGACCATTGTTTTTCATGGGGACCGCGATAACACCGTGCACCCGTCCAATGCCGGCGCGGTCGTCGCCGCCAGTGCCGGAACGGATTCGCGCGTGCAAAGCCAGCGCGTGTCGGGGGCGAACCAAGGGCGTAACAGCACCAAGCGGGTGTACACGAACGCGCAGGGCAAGGTGGTTGCGGAATATTGGGAGGTGCACGGCGCCGGCCATGCCTGGGCAGGCGGGTCGCCCAAGGGGTCGTACACGGACCTGAGCGGACCGGATGCCACGCAAGAGATGTTGCGGTTCTTCTTTGAACATCCCTTGGCGGTAAAGCAGTAA
- a CDS encoding CopG family transcriptional regulator, which produces MPPRPPRLASAPKPSDEKITINLGYVDLGQIDLLVQEGFYANRTDLIRTAIRNQLAAHGDAVRQAVSRKTLVLGIQHYTVDDLLAVQAAGEMLQIRILGLATIAPDVTPELALATIESVTVLGALHASPAVKTALRQRIR; this is translated from the coding sequence ATGCCTCCACGTCCCCCACGCCTCGCTTCCGCTCCCAAGCCCTCAGACGAAAAGATCACGATCAACCTGGGTTATGTCGACCTGGGCCAGATTGATCTTCTGGTTCAAGAGGGCTTCTACGCCAACCGGACCGACCTGATCCGCACCGCCATCCGCAACCAGCTTGCCGCCCACGGCGATGCGGTGCGGCAGGCGGTCAGCCGGAAGACCTTGGTGCTGGGTATTCAGCACTACACGGTCGACGATCTGCTCGCGGTTCAGGCCGCGGGTGAAATGCTGCAGATTCGGATTCTGGGCCTGGCGACCATCGCGCCGGACGTGACGCCCGAATTGGCGTTGGCCACGATTGAATCCGTGACGGTACTGGGGGCCTTGCACGCCAGCCCCGCCGTCAAGACTGCCCTGCGTCAGCGCATCCGCTGA
- a CDS encoding LysR family transcriptional regulator, translating to MELRQLEAFAAVMSTGSVTAAGRLLGRSQPAISRLLQELEAEIGYALFNRSGPRVTPTEQGFLLYDDVERALAGLQQIRSRAEEIARGQAKPLLLAATSALAAGLVPDALKRIESQTGAARIQVRSASPERVVHAVLSGAAQLGATSLPLEHRGLTVHWIAQAPCVVALPENDPLAAHDVVPVALLAGRRLITMANPYRLRRRLDAALAPGGNAPGTIETNSSVNALAAVRAGLGVSVLEPITAYGVPMPGVAIRPIDLDIPFFFGVITPQPQPQPQPLTPACQAMADALAEAAAALLPGFVLHDASEHAALLHSVYGDDAPVLDSPTV from the coding sequence ATGGAACTTCGCCAACTCGAGGCCTTCGCGGCCGTCATGTCTACAGGTAGCGTCACCGCTGCCGGGCGCCTGCTCGGGCGTTCGCAGCCCGCCATCAGCCGCCTGTTGCAAGAGCTTGAAGCTGAAATCGGCTATGCCCTGTTCAACCGCAGCGGCCCCCGTGTGACGCCCACCGAACAAGGCTTTCTGCTGTATGACGACGTGGAACGCGCGCTGGCCGGCTTGCAGCAGATTCGTAGCCGCGCCGAAGAAATTGCGCGTGGCCAAGCCAAGCCGCTGCTGCTGGCGGCAACGTCCGCGCTGGCTGCCGGCCTGGTGCCCGACGCCCTCAAACGCATCGAATCCCAAACCGGCGCGGCGCGCATTCAGGTGCGCAGCGCCTCCCCCGAACGCGTGGTGCATGCGGTGCTGAGCGGTGCCGCACAGCTAGGCGCCACCAGCTTGCCGCTGGAACATCGCGGGCTGACGGTGCATTGGATTGCCCAAGCGCCTTGCGTTGTGGCCCTGCCCGAAAACGATCCGCTGGCCGCGCACGACGTGGTGCCGGTGGCGCTTCTGGCCGGCCGCCGCCTGATCACCATGGCCAACCCTTACCGCCTGCGTCGCCGCCTGGACGCCGCGCTTGCCCCCGGCGGCAATGCGCCCGGCACCATCGAAACCAATTCGTCCGTCAACGCCCTGGCCGCCGTGCGCGCCGGCTTGGGCGTGTCGGTGCTGGAACCAATCACCGCTTACGGCGTCCCGATGCCGGGCGTGGCGATCCGGCCCATTGACCTGGACATCCCTTTTTTCTTTGGGGTCATCACCCCGCAGCCGCAACCGCAACCCCAACCGTTGACGCCCGCCTGCCAGGCCATGGCCGACGCGCTGGCCGAGGCCGCCGCCGCGCTGCTGCCCGGTTTTGTGCTGCACGACGCCAGCGAGCATGCCGCGCTGCTGCACTCTGTTTACGGTGATGACGCCCCTGTTTTGGACTCCCCCACAGTATGA
- a CDS encoding flavin-containing monooxygenase: MNLPVATPPQGLDALEARLRQDLSWLEIPAKNWVAPRLVDGQQVLDVVVIGGGMAGLAAAASLTHLGITAPIFDQAPEGYEGPWATTARMETLRSPKQLTGPALGLPALTFRAWFEAQFGTAEWDALDKIPRLQWMDYLRWYRRVLNLDVRNNHRVLSVQPRADRLVQLDIESPAGRSTVLARRVVLATGRDGLGGAYVPDFAKKLPRNRWAHSSDVMDYATLAGKRVGVVGAGASAMDSAGTALEAGAASVDLLIRRNDIPRVNKGKGAGNPGLTHGHLTLPDEWKWKIRHYINAAQVPPPRGSTLRVSRFPNARFNLGCGVQDLAMVGDDIHVTTPKGVFVLDFLIFSTGFRIDWTVRPEFAPLAPHVRNWGDRFTPPPGEEDQELHDSPDLGAVFELQEKVPGACPGLDRVHCFSYPAALTQGTISGDIPAISDGAKRLAQGIAGLFYREDVETYYANMEAFSEPEVFGDEWTPAPPPAQAAASQAETAQ, translated from the coding sequence ATGAATTTGCCCGTTGCCACCCCGCCGCAAGGCTTGGATGCGCTGGAAGCGCGTTTGCGGCAAGACCTGTCCTGGCTGGAAATACCCGCCAAGAACTGGGTTGCGCCCCGCTTGGTCGATGGCCAGCAGGTACTGGACGTTGTCGTCATCGGCGGCGGCATGGCCGGCTTGGCCGCGGCCGCGTCGTTGACGCATCTGGGCATTACCGCGCCCATCTTCGATCAAGCGCCCGAAGGCTACGAAGGCCCCTGGGCCACCACGGCCCGTATGGAAACGCTGCGCAGTCCCAAGCAACTGACCGGCCCTGCCCTGGGCTTGCCGGCGCTGACCTTCCGCGCCTGGTTCGAAGCGCAATTCGGCACGGCTGAATGGGACGCGCTGGACAAGATTCCGCGCCTGCAATGGATGGACTACCTGCGCTGGTATCGCCGCGTGCTGAACCTGGACGTGCGCAACAACCACCGCGTGTTGTCGGTGCAGCCGCGCGCCGACCGCCTGGTGCAGTTGGACATCGAATCCCCCGCCGGACGCAGCACCGTGCTGGCCCGCCGCGTGGTGCTGGCCACCGGCCGCGATGGCCTGGGCGGCGCCTATGTGCCTGACTTTGCCAAGAAACTGCCGCGCAACCGCTGGGCGCATTCGTCCGACGTGATGGACTACGCCACGCTGGCCGGCAAGCGCGTCGGCGTCGTGGGCGCGGGCGCGTCCGCCATGGACAGCGCCGGCACGGCGTTGGAAGCCGGCGCCGCCAGCGTCGACTTGCTGATCCGCCGCAACGACATCCCGCGCGTGAACAAAGGCAAAGGCGCGGGCAACCCCGGCCTGACCCACGGCCACCTGACCCTGCCCGACGAATGGAAGTGGAAGATCCGCCACTACATCAACGCCGCCCAAGTACCGCCCCCGCGCGGCAGCACCTTGCGCGTGTCGCGCTTCCCGAACGCCCGCTTCAACCTGGGCTGTGGCGTGCAAGACCTGGCGATGGTGGGCGACGACATCCACGTCACCACGCCCAAGGGCGTGTTCGTGCTGGACTTCCTGATCTTCTCCACGGGCTTTCGTATCGACTGGACCGTGCGCCCGGAATTCGCGCCGCTGGCGCCTCACGTGCGCAACTGGGGCGACCGTTTCACCCCGCCCCCCGGCGAAGAAGACCAGGAACTGCATGACTCGCCCGACCTGGGCGCCGTCTTCGAATTGCAGGAAAAAGTGCCCGGCGCCTGCCCGGGTCTGGACCGCGTGCACTGCTTCTCTTACCCCGCCGCGCTGACCCAAGGCACGATCTCGGGCGACATCCCCGCCATCAGCGACGGCGCCAAGCGCCTGGCGCAAGGCATCGCCGGCCTGTTCTACCGCGAAGACGTGGAAACGTACTACGCCAACATGGAAGCGTTTTCCGAACCCGAAGTGTTCGGCGATGAATGGACGCCCGCCCCGCCGCCCGCCCAGGCTGCGGCCTCCCAAGCGGAGACCGCGCAATGA
- a CDS encoding ABC transporter permease, whose protein sequence is MTGWLIRRIAQAAVVVFLMTLIVFVGLHAIGNPVDILIGQDVDQVDRARIIAELGLDRPLWQQYLAFLNGALHGNLGNSFVYNIPAIELVIQRLPATLELAISALGLAVIIGLPLGLIAGLYPDSRFSKMIMAGSIVGFSLPTFWVALMLIMTFSVSLGWLPASGRGQTVEFLGFQWSWLTADGWRHLILPALNLSLFKISLVIRLTRAGVRDVMPLDFVKFARAKGLSPFRVVCVHVLRNTMIPLVTVLGLELGSTIAFAVITESIFSWPGAGKLILDSLNALDRPVIVAYLIVVVCLFVTLNLIVDILYKVLDPRVRLEGSA, encoded by the coding sequence ATGACCGGTTGGTTGATACGCCGCATTGCACAAGCCGCGGTGGTTGTATTTCTGATGACGCTGATCGTCTTCGTGGGCCTGCACGCCATCGGCAACCCCGTGGACATCTTGATCGGCCAGGACGTAGACCAAGTCGACCGCGCCCGCATCATCGCGGAACTCGGCCTGGACAGGCCGCTGTGGCAGCAATACCTGGCGTTCCTGAACGGCGCGCTGCACGGCAACCTGGGCAACAGCTTCGTCTACAACATTCCCGCGATTGAACTCGTCATCCAGCGCCTGCCCGCCACGCTGGAACTGGCGATCAGCGCCCTGGGCCTGGCCGTCATCATCGGCCTGCCGCTGGGCTTGATTGCCGGCCTGTACCCCGATAGCCGCTTTTCCAAAATGATCATGGCCGGCAGCATCGTCGGCTTCTCGTTGCCGACCTTCTGGGTGGCGCTGATGCTGATCATGACGTTCAGCGTGTCGCTGGGCTGGCTGCCCGCCAGCGGCCGCGGGCAGACGGTGGAATTCCTGGGCTTTCAGTGGTCGTGGTTGACCGCCGACGGCTGGCGCCATTTGATCTTGCCCGCGCTGAACCTGTCGCTGTTCAAGATTTCGCTAGTCATCCGCCTGACCCGAGCCGGCGTGCGCGACGTGATGCCGCTGGACTTCGTGAAGTTCGCGCGCGCCAAAGGCTTGTCGCCGTTTCGCGTGGTCTGTGTGCACGTGCTGCGCAACACGATGATCCCGCTGGTGACCGTGCTGGGCCTGGAGCTGGGTTCGACGATTGCGTTCGCCGTCATCACGGAAAGCATCTTCTCGTGGCCCGGCGCCGGCAAGCTGATCCTGGACAGCCTGAACGCGCTGGACCGCCCCGTGATCGTGGCCTACCTGATCGTGGTCGTGTGCCTGTTCGTGACGCTGAACCTGATCGTCGACATTCTTTATAAAGTGCTGGACCCCCGGGTACGGCTGGAGGGCTCGGCATGA
- a CDS encoding ABC transporter permease translates to MSTTATPEKVPALRRESPWRRNLTEFLSSKTAVFGLAVATLLILAAIFAPWISPQNPYDLLQIDVLDSRMPPGSMNGLDTFHYWLGTDGQGRDLLSGILYGLRISLMVGVGSAVIAGIVGTLLGLLAAYAGGKVDAFIMRLVDLILSFPSILVAMMILAFLGKGVGNVVLTLVILEWAYYARTARGQALVERRREYVEAARCLDIPNWRIMLKHILPNCLPPLIVIGTLQIARAITLEATLSFLGLGVPVTEPSLGLLISNGFQYMLSGEYWISFYPGIALLITIVAINLVGDRLRDVLNPRTHK, encoded by the coding sequence ATGAGCACCACTGCAACCCCCGAGAAGGTTCCCGCCCTGCGCCGCGAATCGCCCTGGCGCCGCAACCTGACCGAATTCCTGTCGTCCAAGACGGCGGTGTTCGGCCTGGCCGTTGCCACCCTGCTGATCCTGGCCGCCATCTTCGCGCCGTGGATCTCGCCGCAGAACCCGTATGACCTGCTGCAAATCGACGTGCTGGATTCCCGCATGCCGCCGGGCTCCATGAACGGCCTGGACACCTTCCACTACTGGCTGGGCACCGACGGCCAGGGCCGCGACTTGCTGTCCGGCATTCTGTACGGCCTGCGCATCAGCTTGATGGTGGGCGTGGGCTCGGCCGTTATCGCCGGCATCGTCGGCACGCTGCTGGGCCTGCTTGCCGCCTACGCGGGCGGCAAGGTCGACGCCTTCATCATGCGTTTGGTCGACCTGATTCTGTCGTTCCCGTCCATTCTGGTTGCCATGATGATCCTGGCCTTTCTGGGCAAGGGCGTGGGCAACGTGGTGCTGACGCTGGTGATTCTGGAATGGGCCTATTACGCCCGTACCGCGCGCGGCCAGGCCCTGGTGGAACGCCGCCGTGAATACGTCGAAGCCGCCCGCTGCCTGGACATTCCCAACTGGCGGATCATGTTGAAGCACATTCTGCCCAACTGCCTGCCGCCGCTGATCGTCATCGGCACCTTGCAGATTGCGCGCGCCATCACACTGGAAGCCACCTTGAGCTTTCTGGGCCTGGGCGTACCCGTGACCGAACCGTCGCTGGGCCTGCTGATTTCCAACGGCTTTCAATACATGCTGTCCGGCGAATACTGGATCAGCTTCTACCCCGGCATCGCGCTGCTGATCACCATCGTCGCCATCAACCTGGTGGGCGACCGCCTGCGCGACGTGCTGAACCCAAGGACTCACAAATGA
- a CDS encoding ABC transporter ATP-binding protein gives MTDRTATGAPATLEVRNLRTHFHTRAGVLPAVDDVSFTLERGKILGLVGESGSGKSVTGFSIMGLVDAPGRIVGGEILFQGRDLTKLAPRELRKLQGNRIAMIFQDPMMTLNPVLRVDVQMIETVRAHNKMSKAQARTLARDTLGMMGIPSPEERLLAYPHQLSGGMRQRVAIAIAMLHRPDLIIADEPTTALDVTIQAQILSEVQKLAQQHGTSLIWITHDLSVVAGLADDVAVMYASRIVEHGKVDDVLDRPQHPYTVGLIDSLPSNNLRGQRLRQIPGMTPNLLHLPAGCAFSARCSRATAACGQQPGITQALPEHDVRCFHPTIQIHNEVTA, from the coding sequence ATGACCGACCGCACCGCTACCGGCGCGCCGGCCACGCTTGAAGTGCGCAACCTGCGCACGCACTTTCATACCCGCGCGGGCGTGCTGCCCGCCGTGGACGACGTGTCGTTCACGCTAGAGCGCGGCAAGATTCTGGGCCTGGTCGGTGAATCCGGCTCGGGCAAATCCGTGACAGGCTTTTCCATCATGGGTCTGGTTGACGCCCCCGGCCGTATCGTTGGCGGAGAAATCCTGTTTCAGGGCCGCGACCTGACCAAGCTGGCCCCGCGTGAACTGCGCAAGTTGCAAGGCAACCGCATCGCCATGATCTTCCAAGATCCGATGATGACGCTGAACCCCGTCTTGCGCGTGGACGTGCAGATGATCGAAACGGTGCGCGCGCATAACAAGATGAGCAAGGCGCAGGCCCGCACGCTGGCCCGCGACACGCTCGGCATGATGGGCATCCCCAGCCCCGAAGAACGCTTGCTGGCCTACCCGCATCAGCTGTCTGGCGGCATGCGCCAGCGCGTGGCGATTGCCATCGCCATGCTGCACCGCCCTGACCTGATCATTGCCGACGAACCCACCACCGCGCTGGACGTCACCATCCAGGCGCAGATTCTGTCTGAAGTGCAGAAGCTGGCGCAGCAGCACGGCACCAGCCTGATCTGGATTACGCATGATCTGTCGGTCGTGGCAGGCTTGGCTGATGACGTGGCCGTGATGTACGCCAGCCGCATCGTCGAACACGGCAAGGTCGACGACGTGCTTGACCGCCCGCAGCACCCCTACACCGTCGGCCTGATCGACAGCCTGCCCAGCAATAACCTGCGGGGCCAGCGCCTGCGCCAGATTCCCGGCATGACGCCCAACCTGCTGCACCTGCCCGCCGGCTGCGCGTTTTCCGCGCGCTGCTCGCGCGCCACCGCCGCCTGTGGCCAGCAACCCGGCATCACTCAAGCCCTGCCCGAACACGACGTGCGCTGCTTCCATCCGACTATCCAGATCCACAACGAGGTGACGGCATGA
- a CDS encoding ABC transporter ATP-binding protein, producing MTVSAAPTPLIDLSQVSKRFGERKVGAAGRAMQRMGLSKPPAVTRAVDNVDLIVNPGEVVGLVGESGCGKSTLGRIAAGLLTPSGGEVRINGVRPSDMTSAQAHAARLTVQMIFQDPYASLNPRLRVDEIVGEAARIHGLVGNGDFDDYVSAQLERAGLDPALRQRYPHQFSGGQRQRIGIARALAVQPSMLVCDEAVAALDVSIQAQILNLFMDLREELNLTYLFISHDLGVVEHLSDRVVIMYLGRVVETAAVDEVFQRPNHPYTQALLAEIPSLKSRHKVFTAIKGEIPSPLNPPGGCHFHPRCPHAMPRCKTEVPTLKGIAINHLSACHLNDMA from the coding sequence ATGACTGTATCCGCCGCCCCCACTCCGCTGATTGACCTTTCTCAAGTCAGCAAGCGCTTTGGCGAAAGAAAGGTCGGCGCAGCCGGCCGCGCCATGCAGCGCATGGGCTTGTCCAAGCCGCCCGCCGTGACGCGCGCGGTCGACAACGTGGACCTGATCGTGAACCCCGGCGAAGTCGTCGGCCTGGTGGGTGAATCCGGCTGCGGCAAATCCACGCTGGGCCGCATCGCCGCCGGCTTGCTGACGCCATCGGGCGGTGAAGTGCGCATCAACGGCGTGCGCCCGTCGGACATGACGTCGGCCCAAGCCCACGCCGCGCGCCTGACCGTGCAGATGATTTTCCAGGACCCCTACGCCAGCCTTAACCCGCGCCTGCGCGTGGACGAGATCGTGGGCGAAGCGGCCCGCATCCATGGCCTGGTCGGCAATGGCGACTTTGACGACTACGTCAGCGCCCAGCTGGAACGCGCGGGGCTCGACCCTGCCCTGCGCCAACGCTACCCGCACCAATTCAGCGGCGGCCAGCGCCAGCGCATCGGCATCGCCCGCGCGCTGGCCGTGCAGCCGTCCATGCTGGTGTGCGATGAAGCCGTGGCCGCACTGGACGTGTCCATTCAAGCGCAGATCCTGAACCTGTTCATGGACCTGCGCGAAGAACTGAACCTGACGTACCTATTTATCAGCCATGACCTGGGCGTGGTGGAACACCTGTCTGACCGCGTCGTCATCATGTACCTGGGCCGCGTCGTGGAAACGGCCGCGGTGGACGAAGTGTTCCAGCGCCCCAACCACCCGTACACGCAAGCGCTGCTGGCGGAAATTCCCAGCCTGAAGTCGCGCCACAAGGTCTTTACCGCGATCAAAGGCGAGATTCCCAGCCCGCTGAACCCGCCCGGCGGCTGCCATTTTCATCCGCGATGTCCGCATGCGATGCCGCGCTGCAAGACCGAAGTTCCCACGTTGAAGGGAATCGCCATCAACCATTTAAGCGCCTGTCATTTGAACGACATGGCCTGA